From the Solanum lycopersicum chromosome 10, SLM_r2.1 genome, one window contains:
- the LOC101266682 gene encoding rhomboid superfamily protein isoform X1, translating to MRPNIVSEAGLQTRMGQWWEGIPILTSAIVVVCGIIYLVCLLVGYDSFAEVCFWPSAVISRFQVYRIFTSILFHGSLLHVLFNMLALVPLGSELERIMGSVRLLYIIVLLAVSNALLHLLIALFVAHNPLHPYPYFMDECAIGFSGILFSMIVMETSLSGAQTRSVFGLFNVPAKWYALILLVVFQLVMTNVSLLGHLCGILSGFAYTYGLFNVLIPGTSFFSAIESSTWLSTCVRRPKFIMCTGGNGAGYLPTHSNQTVTSSGVLSGNIWENLSSWMPQRESSLSAQPVTDDSRFPGRGRTLSSQTTTTNHDSTLQARLLDGSSSPERSSPTATIGGERSLAGRLSAVDTTTTATRPLGQQASIPSDEEVQKLVAMGFEKTQVEVALAAAEGDLNVAVEILMSQQG from the exons ATGAGACCAAATATTGTTTCTGAG GCGGGACTACAGACAAGGATGGGACAGTGGTGGGAAGGAATTCCTATCCTTACATCTGCAATAGTGGTTGTTTGTGGGATAATATACTTGGTTTGCCTTCTGGTTGGGTATGACTCATTTGCTGAAGTATGCTTCTGGCCATCTGCTGTAATTTCTCGATTTCAAG TTTACAGGATTTTCACCTCAATTCTGTTTCATGGTTCTCTACTGCATGTTCTGTTTAATATGTTAGCTTTGGTCCCTTTGGGTTCAGAGCTGGAGAGGATTATGGGATCAGTGCGCCtgttatatataattgttctgTTGGCCGTTAGCAATGCCTTACTCCATCTTCTTATAGCATTGTTTGTTGCCCATAATCCCCTTCATCCTTATCCATACTTTATGGACGAATGTGCTATAGGTTTCTCAGGGATCTTATTTTCAATGATTGTGATGGAGACAAGTCTCAGTGGGGCCCAAACTAGAAG TGTGTTTGGGCTTTTTAATGTGCCAGCTAAATG GTATGCATTGATCTTACTGGTGGTTTTTCAGCTTGTTATGACTAATGTCTCTTTACTTGGACATCTTTGTGGTATTTTGTCTGGATTTGCAT ATACATATGGATTGTTCAATGTCTTAATACCTGGGACATCTTTCTTCTCGGCTATTGAATCTTCCACTTGGCTA TCAACTTGTGTGAGGAGACCAAAGTTTATTATGTGCACTGGTGGTAATGGTGCAGGATACCTACCGACACATTCAAATCAAACAGTGACCTCCAG TGGAGTGCTTTCTGGAAATATTTGGGAGAACCTTTCTTCGTGGATGCCACAGAGAGAGAGCTCTCTCTCTGCTCAG CCGGTGACAGATGATAGCAGGTTTCCTGGGAGAGGAAGAACTCTGAGTTCCCAGACCACCACCACTAATCATGATTCAACGTTACAGGCTAGGCTCCTGGATGGTAGCAGCAGCCCTGAGCGTAGTTCACCTACTGCTACAATAGGTGGAGAGCGGAGCTTAGCTGGAAG ACTATCAGCAGTTGATACTACCACCACAGCTACAAGACCGCTAGGACAGCAG GCTTCCATTCCCTCAGATGAAGAAGTTCAGAAACTTGTTGCAATGGGTTTTGAGAAG ACACAAGTAGAAGTTGCACTGGCTGCAGCCGAAGGGGACTTGAATGTTGCTGTGGAAATTTTAATGAGCCAACAG GGTTAA
- the LOC101266682 gene encoding rhomboid superfamily protein (The RefSeq protein has 4 substitutions compared to this genomic sequence), whose translation MRPNIVSEAGLQTRMGQWWEGIPILTSAIVVVCGIIYLVCLLVGYDSFAEVCFWPSAVISRFQVYRIFTSILFHGSLLHVLFNMLALVPLGSELERIMGSVRLLYIIVLLAISNALLHLLIALLVAHNPLHPYPYFMDECAIGFSGILFSMIVMETSLSGAQTRSVFGLFNVPAKWYALILLVVFQLVMTNVSLLGHLCGILSGFAYTYGLFNVLIPGTSFFSAIESSTWLSTCVRRPKFIMCTGGNGAGYLPTHSNQTVTSRSEVLSGNIWENLSSWMPQRESSLSAQPVTDDSRFPGRGRTLSSQTTTTNHDSTLQARLLDGSSSPERSSPTATIAGERSLAGRLSAVDTTTTATRPLGQQASIPSDEEVQKLVAMGFEKTQVEVALAAAEGDLNVAVEILMSQQG comes from the exons ATGAGACCAAATATTGTTTCTGAG GCGGGACTACAGACAAGGATGGGACAGTGGTGGGAAGGAATTCCTATCCTTACATCTGCAATAGTGGTTGTTTGTGGGATAATATACTTGGTTTGCCTTCTGGTTGGGTATGACTCATTTGCTGAAGTATGCTTCTGGCCATCTGCTGTAATTTCTCGATTTCAAG TTTACAGGATTTTCACCTCAATTCTGTTTCATGGTTCTCTACTGCATGTTCTGTTTAATATGTTAGCTTTGGTCCCTTTGGGTTCAGAGCTGGAGAGGATTATGGGATCAGTGCGCCtgttatatataattgttctgTTGGCCGTTAGCAATGCCTTACTCCATCTTCTTATAGCATTGTTTGTTGCCCATAATCCCCTTCATCCTTATCCATACTTTATGGACGAATGTGCTATAGGTTTCTCAGGGATCTTATTTTCAATGATTGTGATGGAGACAAGTCTCAGTGGGGCCCAAACTAGAAG TGTGTTTGGGCTTTTTAATGTGCCAGCTAAATG GTATGCATTGATCTTACTGGTGGTTTTTCAGCTTGTTATGACTAATGTCTCTTTACTTGGACATCTTTGTGGTATTTTGTCTGGATTTGCAT ATACATATGGATTGTTCAATGTCTTAATACCTGGGACATCTTTCTTCTCGGCTATTGAATCTTCCACTTGGCTA TCAACTTGTGTGAGGAGACCAAAGTTTATTATGTGCACTGGTGGTAATGGTGCAGGATACCTACCGACACATTCAAATCAAACAGTGACCTCCAG AAGTGGAGTGCTTTCTGGAAATATTTGGGAGAACCTTTCTTCGTGGATGCCACAGAGAGAGAGCTCTCTCTCTGCTCAG CCGGTGACAGATGATAGCAGGTTTCCTGGGAGAGGAAGAACTCTGAGTTCCCAGACCACCACCACTAATCATGATTCAACGTTACAGGCTAGGCTCCTGGATGGTAGCAGCAGCCCTGAGCGTAGTTCACCTACTGCTACAATAGGTGGAGAGCGGAGCTTAGCTGGAAG ACTATCAGCAGTTGATACTACCACCACAGCTACAAGACCGCTAGGACAGCAG GCTTCCATTCCCTCAGATGAAGAAGTTCAGAAACTTGTTGCAATGGGTTTTGAGAAG ACACAAGTAGAAGTTGCACTGGCTGCAGCCGAAGGGGACTTGAATGTTGCTGTGGAAATTTTAATGAGCCAACAG GGTTAA
- the LOC101266987 gene encoding ubiquitin C-terminal hydrolase 12 isoform X2, giving the protein MTMLNPQPLDQEDEEMLVPHSELVEGPQPLVEGPQPMEVAASENATTGENQAVDEPQASRFTWTIDEFSRLSVKKLYSEPFVVGSYKWRVLIFPKGNNVECLSMYLDVADSATLPYGWNRYAQFSLTVVNQINPKYSVKKETQHQFNQRESDWGFTSFMLLSDLYDPNKGYLVNDKVVIEADVAVRKVIDYWTYDSKKETGYVGLKNQGATCYMNSLLQTLYHIPYFRKAVYHMPTTENDMPSGSIPLALQSLFYKLQYSDTSVATKELTKSFGWDTYDSFMQHDVQELNRVLCEKLEDKMKGTVVEGTIQKLFEGHHMNYIECINVDFKSTRKESFYDLQLDVKGCRDVYASFDKYVEVERLEGDNKYHAEAHGLQDAKKGVLFIDFPPVLQLQLKRFEYDFMRDTMVKINDRYEFPLELDLDRENGKYLSPDADRSVRNLYTLHSVLVHSGGVHGGHYYAFIRPTLSDQWYKFDDERVTKEDNKRALEEQYGGEEELPQTNPGFNNTPFKFTKYSNAYMLVYIRESDKDKIICDVGEKDIAEHLRIRLKKEQEEKEDKRRYKAQAHLYTIIKVARDEDLREQIGKEIYFDLVDHDKVRSFRIQKQLPFNLFKEEVAKELGIPVQFQRFWIWAKRQNHTYRPNRPLTPQEELQTVCQLREVSNKNNNAELKLFLEVDCGLDFIPVPPPDKSKDDILLFFKLYDPEKEELRYVGRLFVKSTSKPVEILPKLNELAGFAPDQEIELFEEIKFEPSVMCERLDRKASFRFSQIEDGDIICFQKKTSPEVEEQVRFPDVPSYMEYVKNRQLVHFRALEKPKEDDFCLELAKSDTYDEVVDRVAQRLGVDDSSKIRLTPHNCYSQQPKPNPIKYRSVDHLVDMLIHYNQISDILYYEVLDIPLPELQCLKTLKVAFHHSTKDEIEILNVRLPKQSTVGDVLEEIKSKVELSHPNAELRLLEVFYHKIYKIFPLSEKIENINDQYWTLRAEEIPEEEKNLGPHDRLIHVYHFTKETPQNQMQVQNFGEPFFLVIHEGETLAEIKVRIQKKLQVSDEEFSKWKFAFLSLGRPEYLQDSDIVSNRFQRRDVYGAWEQYLGLEHADNTSKRPYINQNRHTFEKPVKIYN; this is encoded by the exons ATGACCATGCTGAATCCTCAACCGCTGGAT CAGGAAGATGAGGAGATGCTTGTGCCACATTCTGAATTAGTTGAAGGTCCTCAGCCTTTAGTCGAAGGGCCTCAGCCAATGGAAG TGGCAGCTTCTGAGAATGCTACTACTGGGGAGAACCAAGCCGTGGACGAGCCTCAGGCTTCCCGGTTTACATGGACAATTGATGAATTCTCTCGGTTATCTGTGAAGAAGCTATATTCTGAGCCTTTTGTTGTTGGTAGTTATAAATG GAGAGTGCTTATATTTCCAAAAGGAAACAACGTGGAGTGTTTGTCAATGTATTTAGATGTGGCAGATTCAGCTACATTGCCATATGGGTGGAACAGATATGCACAGTTCAGCTTAACAGTTGTAAATCAGATAAACCCCAAATATTCAGTGAAAAAAG AGACGCAGCACCAGTTTAACCAAAGAGAGAGTGATTGGGGCTTCACATCATTCATGCTTCTAAGTGATCTTTATGATCCCAATAAGGGATATCTTGTAAATGATAAAGTTGTTATTGAAGCTGATGTTGCTGTAAGGAAGGTCATTGATTACTGGACATATGACTCGAAGAAAGAGACGGGATATGTTGGGCTTAAGAATCAGGGAGCTACTTGTTACATGAACTCTCTCCTTCAAACCTTGTACCATATCCCCTACTTTAGAAAG GCTGTGTATCATATGCCAACCACAgagaatgacatgccatcagGGAGCATTCCATTGGCTCTgcaaagtttattttataagCTCCAATATAGTGATACCAGTGTGGCGACTAAAGAATTGACAAAATCTTTCGGATGGGACACTTATGATTCATTCATGCAGCATGACGTGCAGGAACTAAACAGAGTGTTGTGTGAAAAGCTTGAAGACAAGATGAAG GGTACGGTTGTGGAAGGGACAATTCAGAAGTTATTTGAGGGGCACCATATGAATTACATAGAATGTATTAATGTGGACTTCAAATCAACGAGAAAAGAGTCATTTTATG ATCTTCAGCTCGATGTTAAAGGCTGCCGCGATGTTTATGCTTCTTTTGACAAATATGTTGAAGTCGAACGTCTAGAAGGCGATAATAAGTACCATGCTGAAGCACATGGTTTGCAG GATGCAAAAAAGGGTGTACTATTTATTGACTTCCCTCCAGTTCTTCAGCTTCAGTTAAAGAGGTTCGAATATGATTTCATGCGTGATACTATGGTAAAG ATAAATGACCGTTATGAATTTCCTCTAGAGCTTGACCTTGATAGGGAGAACGGAAAATATTTGTCTCCTGATGCAGATAGGAGTGTACGGAATCTCTATACACTTCATAG TGTGTTGGTTCATAGCGGCGGTGTGCATGGTGGACATTATTATGCTTTCATCAGGCCAACACTGTCAGATCAATG GtataagtttgatgatgaacGGGTGACAAAAGAAGACAATAAGAGGGCTCTAGAGGAACAATATGGTGGAGAAGAGGAG TTGCCACAGACAAATCCCGGCTTCAATAACACTCCCTTCAAGTTTACTAAATACTCCAATGCTTACATGCTTGTTTATATACGTGAGAGTGACAAGGATAAAATAATCTGTGATGTTGGTGAGAAGGACATCGCGGAACACTTAAGG ATAAGGTtgaagaaagaacaagaagaaaaggAGGACAAGAGACGATACAAAGCACAGGCCCACCTGTATACAATCATCaag GTTGCACGGGATGAGGATCTTAGAGAACAGATTGGTAAGGAGATATATTTTGATCTTGTTGATCATGACAAAGTTCGTAGCTTTCGAATCCAGAAACAGCTGCCATTTAACCTTTTCAAG GAGGAGGTTGCAAAAGAATTGGGTATACCAGTTCAATTCCAGCGTTTCTGGATTTGGGCAAAGCGGCAAAATCACACTTACCGGCCCAATCGCCCATTAACTCCGCAGGAGGAACTACAAACA GTTTGTCAGTTGAGGGAAGTTTCTAACAAGAACAACAATGctgagttaaaattatttttggaagtGGACTGTGGCCTG GATTTCATTCCTGTTCCTCCACCTGACAAAAGCAAGGATGATATACTCCTTTTCTTTAAGCTTTATGATCCTGAGAAAGAAGAGCTCCG TTATGTTGGTAGGCTTTTCGTGAAGAGTACTAGTAAGCCAGTTGAGATACTTCCAAAACTTAATGAATTGGCTGGATTTGCTCCTGACCAAGAAATTGAACTTTTTGAG GAAATAAAGTTTGAACCTTCTGTCATGTGTGAAAGACTAGACAGAAAGGCTTCATTTCGATTTAGCCAG ATTGAAGATGGGGATATTATATGCTTTCAGAAGAAAACTTCTCCTGAAGTTGAAGAACAAGTCCGATTTCCAGATGTTCCTTCATATATGGAGTATGTCAAAAATCGCCAG CTTGTCCACTTCAGAGCACTGGAAAAACCGAAGGAGGATGATTTCTGTCTGGAGTT AGCAAAAAGTGATACATATGATGAAGTAGTGGATAGAGTGGCTCAGAGGCTTGGTGTGGATGATTCCTCCAAAATTAGGCTTACTCCTCACAACTGCTACTCACAGCAACCCAAGCCCAACCCCATCAAATATCGGTCTGTGGATCATTTGGTAGACATGCTTATCCATTACAATCAG ATCTCCGATATTCTGTATTATGAAGTTCTGGACATACCTCTGCCAGAATTACAATGTCTGAAGACGCTCAAAGTTGCCTTCCATCATTCTACGAAGGATGAG ATTGAAATTCTGAATGTAAGATTGCCTAAGCAGAGTACAGTGGGGGATGTACTTGAGGAAATCAAATCAAAG GTAGAGTTGTCCCATCCAAATGCAGAGCTCAGATTACTCGAGGTCTTCTATCACAAGATTTATAAG ATCTTTCCGCTCAGTGAAAAGATTGAGAATATAAATGACCAATATTGGACATTGCGGGCAGAGGAA atACCAGAAGAGGAGAAAAACCTTGGTCCCCACGATCGTCTAATTCATGTTTACCATTTCACAAAAGAGACTCCACAAAATCAAATG CAAGTGCAGAATTTTGGAGAACCTTTCTTTCTGGTCATCCATGAAGGTGAAACTTTAGCGGAAATTAAAGTGCGCATTCAAAAGAAATTGCAGGTCTCGGATGAGGAGTTCTCTAAG TGGAAATTTGCATTTTTATCATTGGGGCGCCCAGAATACCTTCAGGACTCAGATATAGTATCCAACCGTTTTCAG AGGAGAGATGTTTATGGTGCTTGGGAGCAGTACCTTGGATTGGAGCATGCAGATAATACATCTAAGAGGCCATATATTAATCAG AACCGTCACACATTCGAAAAGCCAGTCAAGATATACAACTGA
- the LOC101266987 gene encoding ubiquitin C-terminal hydrolase 12 isoform X1 produces MTMLNPQPLDQQEDEEMLVPHSELVEGPQPLVEGPQPMEVAASENATTGENQAVDEPQASRFTWTIDEFSRLSVKKLYSEPFVVGSYKWRVLIFPKGNNVECLSMYLDVADSATLPYGWNRYAQFSLTVVNQINPKYSVKKETQHQFNQRESDWGFTSFMLLSDLYDPNKGYLVNDKVVIEADVAVRKVIDYWTYDSKKETGYVGLKNQGATCYMNSLLQTLYHIPYFRKAVYHMPTTENDMPSGSIPLALQSLFYKLQYSDTSVATKELTKSFGWDTYDSFMQHDVQELNRVLCEKLEDKMKGTVVEGTIQKLFEGHHMNYIECINVDFKSTRKESFYDLQLDVKGCRDVYASFDKYVEVERLEGDNKYHAEAHGLQDAKKGVLFIDFPPVLQLQLKRFEYDFMRDTMVKINDRYEFPLELDLDRENGKYLSPDADRSVRNLYTLHSVLVHSGGVHGGHYYAFIRPTLSDQWYKFDDERVTKEDNKRALEEQYGGEEELPQTNPGFNNTPFKFTKYSNAYMLVYIRESDKDKIICDVGEKDIAEHLRIRLKKEQEEKEDKRRYKAQAHLYTIIKVARDEDLREQIGKEIYFDLVDHDKVRSFRIQKQLPFNLFKEEVAKELGIPVQFQRFWIWAKRQNHTYRPNRPLTPQEELQTVCQLREVSNKNNNAELKLFLEVDCGLDFIPVPPPDKSKDDILLFFKLYDPEKEELRYVGRLFVKSTSKPVEILPKLNELAGFAPDQEIELFEEIKFEPSVMCERLDRKASFRFSQIEDGDIICFQKKTSPEVEEQVRFPDVPSYMEYVKNRQLVHFRALEKPKEDDFCLELAKSDTYDEVVDRVAQRLGVDDSSKIRLTPHNCYSQQPKPNPIKYRSVDHLVDMLIHYNQISDILYYEVLDIPLPELQCLKTLKVAFHHSTKDEIEILNVRLPKQSTVGDVLEEIKSKVELSHPNAELRLLEVFYHKIYKIFPLSEKIENINDQYWTLRAEEIPEEEKNLGPHDRLIHVYHFTKETPQNQMQVQNFGEPFFLVIHEGETLAEIKVRIQKKLQVSDEEFSKWKFAFLSLGRPEYLQDSDIVSNRFQRRDVYGAWEQYLGLEHADNTSKRPYINQNRHTFEKPVKIYN; encoded by the exons ATGACCATGCTGAATCCTCAACCGCTGGAT CAGCAGGAAGATGAGGAGATGCTTGTGCCACATTCTGAATTAGTTGAAGGTCCTCAGCCTTTAGTCGAAGGGCCTCAGCCAATGGAAG TGGCAGCTTCTGAGAATGCTACTACTGGGGAGAACCAAGCCGTGGACGAGCCTCAGGCTTCCCGGTTTACATGGACAATTGATGAATTCTCTCGGTTATCTGTGAAGAAGCTATATTCTGAGCCTTTTGTTGTTGGTAGTTATAAATG GAGAGTGCTTATATTTCCAAAAGGAAACAACGTGGAGTGTTTGTCAATGTATTTAGATGTGGCAGATTCAGCTACATTGCCATATGGGTGGAACAGATATGCACAGTTCAGCTTAACAGTTGTAAATCAGATAAACCCCAAATATTCAGTGAAAAAAG AGACGCAGCACCAGTTTAACCAAAGAGAGAGTGATTGGGGCTTCACATCATTCATGCTTCTAAGTGATCTTTATGATCCCAATAAGGGATATCTTGTAAATGATAAAGTTGTTATTGAAGCTGATGTTGCTGTAAGGAAGGTCATTGATTACTGGACATATGACTCGAAGAAAGAGACGGGATATGTTGGGCTTAAGAATCAGGGAGCTACTTGTTACATGAACTCTCTCCTTCAAACCTTGTACCATATCCCCTACTTTAGAAAG GCTGTGTATCATATGCCAACCACAgagaatgacatgccatcagGGAGCATTCCATTGGCTCTgcaaagtttattttataagCTCCAATATAGTGATACCAGTGTGGCGACTAAAGAATTGACAAAATCTTTCGGATGGGACACTTATGATTCATTCATGCAGCATGACGTGCAGGAACTAAACAGAGTGTTGTGTGAAAAGCTTGAAGACAAGATGAAG GGTACGGTTGTGGAAGGGACAATTCAGAAGTTATTTGAGGGGCACCATATGAATTACATAGAATGTATTAATGTGGACTTCAAATCAACGAGAAAAGAGTCATTTTATG ATCTTCAGCTCGATGTTAAAGGCTGCCGCGATGTTTATGCTTCTTTTGACAAATATGTTGAAGTCGAACGTCTAGAAGGCGATAATAAGTACCATGCTGAAGCACATGGTTTGCAG GATGCAAAAAAGGGTGTACTATTTATTGACTTCCCTCCAGTTCTTCAGCTTCAGTTAAAGAGGTTCGAATATGATTTCATGCGTGATACTATGGTAAAG ATAAATGACCGTTATGAATTTCCTCTAGAGCTTGACCTTGATAGGGAGAACGGAAAATATTTGTCTCCTGATGCAGATAGGAGTGTACGGAATCTCTATACACTTCATAG TGTGTTGGTTCATAGCGGCGGTGTGCATGGTGGACATTATTATGCTTTCATCAGGCCAACACTGTCAGATCAATG GtataagtttgatgatgaacGGGTGACAAAAGAAGACAATAAGAGGGCTCTAGAGGAACAATATGGTGGAGAAGAGGAG TTGCCACAGACAAATCCCGGCTTCAATAACACTCCCTTCAAGTTTACTAAATACTCCAATGCTTACATGCTTGTTTATATACGTGAGAGTGACAAGGATAAAATAATCTGTGATGTTGGTGAGAAGGACATCGCGGAACACTTAAGG ATAAGGTtgaagaaagaacaagaagaaaaggAGGACAAGAGACGATACAAAGCACAGGCCCACCTGTATACAATCATCaag GTTGCACGGGATGAGGATCTTAGAGAACAGATTGGTAAGGAGATATATTTTGATCTTGTTGATCATGACAAAGTTCGTAGCTTTCGAATCCAGAAACAGCTGCCATTTAACCTTTTCAAG GAGGAGGTTGCAAAAGAATTGGGTATACCAGTTCAATTCCAGCGTTTCTGGATTTGGGCAAAGCGGCAAAATCACACTTACCGGCCCAATCGCCCATTAACTCCGCAGGAGGAACTACAAACA GTTTGTCAGTTGAGGGAAGTTTCTAACAAGAACAACAATGctgagttaaaattatttttggaagtGGACTGTGGCCTG GATTTCATTCCTGTTCCTCCACCTGACAAAAGCAAGGATGATATACTCCTTTTCTTTAAGCTTTATGATCCTGAGAAAGAAGAGCTCCG TTATGTTGGTAGGCTTTTCGTGAAGAGTACTAGTAAGCCAGTTGAGATACTTCCAAAACTTAATGAATTGGCTGGATTTGCTCCTGACCAAGAAATTGAACTTTTTGAG GAAATAAAGTTTGAACCTTCTGTCATGTGTGAAAGACTAGACAGAAAGGCTTCATTTCGATTTAGCCAG ATTGAAGATGGGGATATTATATGCTTTCAGAAGAAAACTTCTCCTGAAGTTGAAGAACAAGTCCGATTTCCAGATGTTCCTTCATATATGGAGTATGTCAAAAATCGCCAG CTTGTCCACTTCAGAGCACTGGAAAAACCGAAGGAGGATGATTTCTGTCTGGAGTT AGCAAAAAGTGATACATATGATGAAGTAGTGGATAGAGTGGCTCAGAGGCTTGGTGTGGATGATTCCTCCAAAATTAGGCTTACTCCTCACAACTGCTACTCACAGCAACCCAAGCCCAACCCCATCAAATATCGGTCTGTGGATCATTTGGTAGACATGCTTATCCATTACAATCAG ATCTCCGATATTCTGTATTATGAAGTTCTGGACATACCTCTGCCAGAATTACAATGTCTGAAGACGCTCAAAGTTGCCTTCCATCATTCTACGAAGGATGAG ATTGAAATTCTGAATGTAAGATTGCCTAAGCAGAGTACAGTGGGGGATGTACTTGAGGAAATCAAATCAAAG GTAGAGTTGTCCCATCCAAATGCAGAGCTCAGATTACTCGAGGTCTTCTATCACAAGATTTATAAG ATCTTTCCGCTCAGTGAAAAGATTGAGAATATAAATGACCAATATTGGACATTGCGGGCAGAGGAA atACCAGAAGAGGAGAAAAACCTTGGTCCCCACGATCGTCTAATTCATGTTTACCATTTCACAAAAGAGACTCCACAAAATCAAATG CAAGTGCAGAATTTTGGAGAACCTTTCTTTCTGGTCATCCATGAAGGTGAAACTTTAGCGGAAATTAAAGTGCGCATTCAAAAGAAATTGCAGGTCTCGGATGAGGAGTTCTCTAAG TGGAAATTTGCATTTTTATCATTGGGGCGCCCAGAATACCTTCAGGACTCAGATATAGTATCCAACCGTTTTCAG AGGAGAGATGTTTATGGTGCTTGGGAGCAGTACCTTGGATTGGAGCATGCAGATAATACATCTAAGAGGCCATATATTAATCAG AACCGTCACACATTCGAAAAGCCAGTCAAGATATACAACTGA